In Eriocheir sinensis breed Jianghai 21 chromosome 10, ASM2467909v1, whole genome shotgun sequence, the following proteins share a genomic window:
- the LOC126996689 gene encoding uncharacterized protein LOC126996689: MQLLVLLSLVGAVFAAALPAEVPPPAEAPVPAEAPLPVEDTEEVAQARAEFDVAFKAAASAAEAGAVPEVVIPEGAPAPVEDTPEVAEAKAKFQAAFDAAALAAKNAPDFDVDGKISTYSGFLSAVDGRLSPFYTNTFPFGAYGLHAPIAPAVQAAPLTYTTSVVGGAPVVVGGAPVVQGAPASPIIYSGLGLPGYYGYPGMYGFPGTFALAAAPVAEAAAEEEPAAVEEA, from the exons ATGCAGCTCCTC GTGCTCCTGTCCTTGGTGGGCGCCGTGTTCGCCGCCGCCCTTCCTGCGGAGGTCCCTCCCCCTGCAGAGGCCCCTGTCCCAGCAGAGGCCCCTCTCCCTGTGGAGGACACCGAGGAAGTGGCGCAAGCCAGGGCGGAGTTCGATGTAGCGTTTAAGGCCGCCGCTTCCGCTGCTGAGGCTGGTGCGGTGCCCGAGGTCGTGATTCCGGAGGGCGCCCCTGCCCCTGTTGAGGACACTCCTGAGGTCGCCGAAGCCAAAGCCAAGTTCCAGGCTGCCTTCGACGCCGCCGCCCTCGCCGCGAAGAACGCCCCAGACTTTGACGTGGACGGTAAAATCTCCACCTACAGCGGCTTCCTCTCGGCCGTGGACGGCAGACTGTCGCCTTTCTACACCAACACCTTCCCCTTCGGTGCTTATGGCCTGCACGCCCCCATTGCCCCCGCGGTGCAAGCTGCCCCTCTGACGTACACTACCTCCGTGGTGGGAGGTGCTCCCGTGGTGGTGGGAGGTGCTCCCGTGGTGCAGGGTGCCCCCGCCTCGCCCATCATCTACTCCGGTCTGGGTCTGCCTGGCTATTATGGATACCCTGGGATGTACGGCTTCCCGGGAACCTTCGCCCTCGCCGCGGCTCCGGTGGCAGAGGCAGCTGCTGAGGAGGAGCCCGCCGCCGTGGAGGAGGCATAA